A single Cannabis sativa cultivar Pink pepper isolate KNU-18-1 chromosome 7, ASM2916894v1, whole genome shotgun sequence DNA region contains:
- the LOC115697741 gene encoding uncharacterized protein LOC115697741 → MGMVVVISLPLIFFCLLLGFGCYFFGRYRGRQDVRTNPQIYGIPTPPPGAAATNSYPSPSPPPHYKEGFASNV, encoded by the coding sequence atggGAATGGTAGTGGTGATTTCTCTTCCTTTGATTTTCTTCTGCTTACTCTTAGGTTTCGGTTGCTACTTCTTCGGACGATACAGAGGAAGACAAGACGTACGGACCAACCCTCAGATCTATGGCATCCCCACCCCGCCGCCTGGTGCCGCCGCCACTAATTCTTACCCTTCTCCGTCTCCTCCGCCTCATTACAAAGAGGGCTTCGCATCCAACGTTTGA